Proteins encoded by one window of Candidatus Cloacimonadota bacterium:
- a CDS encoding IS3 family transposase, protein MVEPRHRREAVGVIMTHGLSERHACRIIGLNRNTLRYQVRLKQENVAIEKYLREKVVAPRSQSYGLPRLVVLVRRKFGKVNHKRVERIYKAAGLQLSRRPKKYIKRAPVPLEKATAPNQVWAMDFMSDTLENGRKFRVFNLIDTFSKESVLHIIDSSIQGSRLVRELNQLAEQRSLPKAIKCDNGPEFTSKVMLKWADETGVQLGFIAKGKPTQNGFIESFNGKMRKECLDRHIFLNLVEAKEVIMNWAGHYNEERPHRSLNFMAPYEFIDAYNVKESCPLQTGL, encoded by the coding sequence ATGGTAGAGCCCCGGCATAGACGTGAAGCTGTCGGGGTGATTATGACTCACGGACTAAGTGAACGGCATGCCTGTCGGATAATCGGATTAAACCGGAATACTCTTCGATACCAGGTGAGACTCAAGCAGGAAAATGTCGCCATTGAGAAGTATTTGCGTGAGAAAGTAGTCGCTCCGAGGTCTCAAAGCTATGGCTTGCCAAGATTAGTAGTCTTAGTAAGAAGGAAGTTTGGTAAAGTCAATCATAAGCGGGTTGAGAGGATCTACAAAGCCGCCGGACTTCAGTTGTCCAGACGTCCCAAGAAGTATATCAAAAGAGCGCCGGTGCCTTTGGAAAAAGCAACAGCACCCAACCAGGTATGGGCAATGGACTTCATGTCCGACACCCTGGAGAATGGCAGAAAGTTCAGAGTCTTCAACCTTATCGACACCTTCAGTAAGGAGAGTGTCCTCCATATAATCGACAGTTCAATACAGGGAAGCAGACTGGTCAGAGAGCTTAATCAGCTTGCGGAACAACGAAGTCTTCCCAAAGCGATCAAATGCGACAATGGTCCTGAATTCACCAGCAAGGTAATGCTCAAGTGGGCTGATGAAACAGGAGTACAGTTAGGATTCATAGCCAAGGGAAAGCCGACACAGAATGGCTTTATCGAGAGTTTTAACGGTAAAATGAGGAAGGAATGTCTTGACAGGCACATATTCCTTAATTTAGTTGAAGCAAAGGAAGTAATTATGAATTGGGCTGGCCACTACAATGAAGAACGACCTCACAGGTCTCTGAATTTTATGGCTCCCTACGAGTTTATTGATGCCTACAATGTCAAAGAAAGTTGCCCATTACAAACTGGTCTATAA
- a CDS encoding T9SS type A sorting domain-containing protein has translation MKRSFVSILLLVCGVMAALPPHFLPGSKMLHPETHSAGSLRLEVNNYGYCGDLSYATLSGDKLLSIGSIWIGGKLQRRDAEGRKLYWLAQNPSADSSGTTFEGAPNWHPGLKAVVDTLSSVGCDIIAGYGGYYGDVLELLPAYNPLAASADIYPEYNAQDIVLKSILGFPAPRDFAWPDPLGTYCFSQPQPANFATPGFETLSGFFYDFCPLGTSGQRDLGTFRQYNQHYPLGIAVKRESYAWNLQNLDRMLVCQNTIYNTSVQDSIFDLALGEFADADIYPAGQTEFGMNDDLSGCDSGYDFAYSRDNDGDGGLSPNWLGNKLILPGFEAGRSCWAWRLNFSPNDSDARSLNYAPHPTANEKYWLLTGRSIDPAYCYPLHSDGDELTEEPMWGDTRFLNCLCGAQPTSADPDPNGRLHLAPGDSLSYYSVYFVGAGLDDLRAQSQFIEDFIAGGLEIGPTSGLTCIPYLTDFQVVDGQVARLDWHSYTDPHHFELKCKPWDAPASQWSVKELPAQNRSVWIWDLDPNLWYQIKLAAVYEPGHHEVYLESETLLTSLSLGSQPGSEVPPVDLSLASFPNPFSEKTLVSFSVMATGPASLRVFNSRGQLVRELFAENTARGTFQKLWDGRDVRGSSCAAGIYFLRLESGGTSLTRKIAFIK, from the coding sequence ATGAAACGCTCATTTGTGTCCATCCTGTTGCTGGTTTGCGGAGTCATGGCCGCCCTGCCGCCTCATTTTTTGCCGGGATCCAAAATGCTTCACCCCGAAACGCACAGCGCCGGCAGCCTCAGGCTGGAAGTGAACAACTATGGCTACTGCGGAGATCTGAGCTATGCCACGCTAAGCGGGGATAAACTGCTGAGCATAGGCTCCATCTGGATCGGAGGCAAACTACAGCGCCGCGACGCGGAGGGCCGCAAGCTCTACTGGCTGGCGCAGAATCCCTCCGCCGACAGCAGCGGCACCACCTTCGAAGGCGCTCCAAACTGGCATCCCGGCCTTAAAGCGGTGGTGGACACCCTCAGCAGCGTCGGCTGCGACATCATTGCCGGATACGGCGGCTATTACGGGGACGTCCTGGAACTGCTGCCAGCCTACAATCCCCTCGCCGCGAGCGCGGACATATACCCGGAATACAATGCCCAGGACATCGTTCTGAAGAGCATTCTGGGCTTCCCCGCGCCCCGGGATTTCGCCTGGCCGGATCCCCTGGGGACCTATTGCTTCAGCCAGCCTCAGCCAGCCAACTTTGCCACCCCGGGCTTCGAGACCCTCAGCGGCTTCTTCTACGACTTCTGTCCACTGGGAACAAGCGGACAGCGCGACCTTGGCACCTTCCGCCAATACAACCAGCATTATCCCCTGGGGATAGCCGTAAAAAGGGAATCCTACGCCTGGAACCTGCAAAACCTCGACCGCATGCTGGTCTGCCAGAACACTATCTACAACACCAGCGTTCAGGACAGCATCTTTGACCTTGCCCTGGGCGAATTCGCCGACGCGGATATTTACCCCGCCGGGCAAACCGAATTCGGAATGAACGACGACCTCAGCGGATGCGATTCTGGATATGATTTCGCCTACTCGCGCGACAATGACGGCGACGGCGGGCTCAGCCCCAACTGGCTGGGAAACAAGCTGATCCTGCCCGGTTTTGAGGCCGGCAGGTCGTGCTGGGCCTGGCGGCTGAATTTTTCTCCCAACGACAGCGACGCCCGCTCCCTGAACTACGCGCCGCATCCCACTGCCAATGAAAAATACTGGCTGCTGACCGGACGCAGCATTGATCCGGCCTATTGTTACCCTCTGCACTCCGACGGCGACGAGCTTACCGAGGAACCGATGTGGGGCGACACCCGGTTTCTGAACTGCCTCTGCGGGGCCCAGCCCACTTCCGCTGACCCGGATCCGAACGGCAGGCTGCATCTCGCCCCAGGCGACAGCCTCAGCTATTACAGCGTCTATTTCGTGGGCGCCGGGCTAGACGATCTGCGCGCCCAAAGCCAGTTCATCGAGGATTTCATCGCCGGCGGCCTGGAGATAGGCCCCACCAGCGGACTCACCTGTATTCCCTATCTGACTGATTTCCAAGTTGTTGACGGCCAGGTGGCGCGATTGGACTGGCATTCCTACACCGATCCCCACCACTTTGAGCTTAAATGCAAGCCCTGGGACGCCCCCGCCTCCCAATGGAGCGTAAAAGAATTACCCGCGCAGAACCGCTCCGTTTGGATCTGGGACCTCGATCCCAACCTCTGGTACCAGATCAAACTCGCCGCCGTCTATGAACCCGGCCACCACGAAGTGTACCTGGAAAGCGAAACCCTGCTCACCTCGCTCAGCCTGGGTTCGCAGCCCGGCTCCGAAGTTCCGCCGGTGGACCTCAGCCTGGCCAGTTTCCCCAATCCCTTTTCGGAAAAGACTTTGGTGAGCTTCTCGGTGATGGCCACGGGACCTGCCAGCCTACGGGTCTTCAACTCCAGAGGCCAGCTCGTGCGCGAACTCTTCGCCGAAAACACCGCACGCGGAACTTTCCAAAAACTCTGGGACGGCCGCGACGTCCGCGGTTCTTCCTGCGCCGCGGGTATCTATTTTCTCCGTCTGGAGAGCGGCGGCACCAGCCTCACCCGGAAGATCGCCTTCATCAAATAG
- a CDS encoding transposase, whose protein sequence is MKGKRFTPAQIIKILKEHEAGTEVTEIIRKYGIARNTFYLWKSKYGGMENNQIQKLKDLELENSKLKKLLAERCLEIEALKDVLSKKW, encoded by the coding sequence ATGAAAGGTAAACGATTTACCCCAGCACAGATCATCAAGATACTGAAAGAACACGAAGCAGGTACTGAAGTCACCGAGATCATCAGGAAGTATGGCATAGCCAGAAACACTTTCTACCTTTGGAAGAGCAAATACGGTGGTATGGAAAACAACCAGATCCAGAAGCTTAAGGATTTAGAGTTGGAGAATTCAAAGCTTAAGAAGCTCCTGGCGGAAAGATGCTTGGAGATAGAAGCCCTCAAGGATGTACTATCAAAAAAATGGTAG